A window of Polaromonas hydrogenivorans contains these coding sequences:
- the plsY gene encoding glycerol-3-phosphate 1-O-acyltransferase PlsY, with the protein MNYAYSIAATLLAYLLGSLSFAVIVSKVFGLNDPRSYGSKNPGATNVLRSGNKAAAVATLLLDGLKGWLPVVMVKWFGGDYGLGDGTVAAVGLAAFIGHLYPVFFQFKGGKGVATAAGVLLGISWVLGVATLATFGIVVFFSRYVSLASMAAAVFAPFFYLLGDRAAWNVDKSIVLALVAISALLVYRHRENINKLLKGTESKLGASKKAGKKSGQ; encoded by the coding sequence ATGAACTACGCCTATTCCATCGCCGCCACGCTGCTGGCCTATTTGCTCGGCTCGCTGTCATTTGCCGTCATCGTCAGCAAGGTTTTCGGCCTGAACGACCCGCGCAGCTATGGCAGCAAGAACCCCGGCGCGACCAACGTGCTGCGTTCGGGGAACAAGGCGGCGGCGGTCGCCACGCTGCTGCTCGACGGCCTGAAAGGCTGGCTGCCGGTGGTGATGGTGAAATGGTTCGGCGGCGATTACGGCCTGGGCGACGGCACCGTGGCGGCCGTGGGGCTGGCGGCTTTCATCGGCCATTTGTACCCGGTGTTTTTCCAGTTCAAGGGCGGCAAGGGCGTGGCCACGGCGGCCGGCGTGCTGCTGGGCATCAGCTGGGTGCTGGGCGTTGCCACGCTGGCAACCTTTGGGATCGTGGTATTTTTCTCGCGCTATGTGTCGCTGGCGTCAATGGCCGCCGCCGTGTTCGCGCCGTTTTTCTACCTGCTGGGCGACCGGGCGGCCTGGAACGTCGATAAAAGCATCGTGCTGGCGCTGGTAGCCATCAGCGCGCTGCTGGTCTATCGCCACCGCGAGAACATCAACAAGCTGCTCAAGGGCACCGAGTCCAAACTCGGCGCTTCAAAAAAGGCCGGGAAAAAATCCGGTCAATAA
- a CDS encoding aminoacyl-tRNA deacylase — MAKKDHVSETPATQLLRANKVAFTEHPYEYLEHGGAQHSAAVLGFDPFSVVKTLVMQDQDARPLLVLMHGNRKVSTKNLARQIGAKSVEPCKPEVANRHSGYLVGGTSPFGTRKAMPVYIEESILALPEIAINGGRRGYLVRLDPQVCVTLLGAKSVQCALTE, encoded by the coding sequence ATGGCTAAAAAAGACCATGTTTCCGAAACGCCGGCCACGCAGTTGCTCAGGGCGAACAAGGTGGCTTTCACCGAACATCCCTACGAATACCTGGAGCACGGCGGCGCCCAGCACAGCGCGGCGGTGCTGGGCTTTGATCCGTTCAGCGTCGTCAAGACGCTGGTGATGCAGGACCAGGACGCCCGGCCGCTGCTGGTGCTGATGCACGGAAACCGCAAGGTTTCGACCAAGAACCTGGCGCGCCAGATCGGCGCCAAGTCGGTTGAGCCCTGCAAGCCTGAAGTCGCCAACCGGCACAGCGGCTACCTGGTCGGCGGCACCTCGCCGTTCGGCACGCGCAAGGCCATGCCGGTGTACATCGAGGAAAGCATCCTGGCGCTGCCCGAAATCGCCATCAACGGCGGGCGGCGCGGCTATCTGGTGCGGCTCGACCCGCAGGTCTGCGTCACGCTGCTCGGTGCAAAATCGGTGCAGTGCGCATTGACCGAATAA
- a CDS encoding aldo/keto reductase — MNKVQLGSSDLRVTPVCLGSMTFGEQVDEATAHAILDRSLARGVNFLDTAEMYAVPARAETFGATETIIGNWLARNPGVRQQLVLATKVAGPSRGMPWVREGTGLSAQDIQASCDASLKRLQTDVIDLYQIHWPERSVPAFGTLYYDPAKERSTTSIHEQLEALGRLVTQGKVRYIGLSNESPYGVHEFVRLAGQHGLPRVATVQNPYCLINRTVENGLDETMHRLGVSLLAYSPLGFGLLTGKYDASGTEGPDAPKEGRIAKYESMRKQRWGRPEALAAARRYNQLARDHGLTPTQMALAFCHTKWQVASTIIGVTSVAQLDEDLDVYGKTLSADVLEAIDKIRWEIRDPAL; from the coding sequence ATGAATAAAGTTCAACTCGGCTCCAGCGACCTGCGGGTCACGCCTGTTTGTCTGGGCTCCATGACGTTTGGCGAGCAGGTCGATGAAGCCACGGCCCATGCCATCCTGGACCGCTCGCTGGCGCGCGGCGTCAATTTTCTGGACACGGCCGAGATGTATGCCGTGCCGGCGCGCGCCGAAACCTTTGGCGCCACCGAGACCATCATCGGCAACTGGCTGGCCCGCAATCCGGGCGTGCGGCAGCAACTGGTGCTCGCGACCAAGGTGGCCGGCCCGTCGCGCGGCATGCCCTGGGTTCGCGAGGGCACCGGCTTGAGCGCGCAGGACATCCAGGCTTCGTGCGATGCCAGCCTGAAGCGTTTGCAGACCGACGTGATCGACCTCTACCAGATTCACTGGCCCGAGCGCAGCGTGCCCGCGTTTGGCACCCTGTACTACGACCCCGCCAAGGAGCGTTCGACGACCTCGATCCATGAGCAGCTTGAAGCCCTGGGCCGGCTGGTCACGCAGGGCAAGGTGCGTTACATCGGCCTGTCCAACGAATCGCCTTACGGCGTGCATGAGTTCGTTCGCCTGGCCGGGCAGCACGGCCTGCCGCGCGTGGCCACGGTGCAAAATCCGTATTGCCTGATCAACCGCACCGTCGAAAACGGCCTGGACGAAACCATGCACCGCCTGGGCGTGTCGCTGCTGGCGTATTCGCCGCTGGGTTTCGGCCTGCTGACCGGCAAGTACGACGCATCCGGCACCGAAGGACCGGATGCGCCGAAAGAGGGCCGCATCGCCAAATACGAATCCATGCGCAAGCAGCGCTGGGGCCGCCCCGAAGCGCTGGCCGCGGCGCGGCGCTACAACCAGCTGGCCCGCGACCACGGCTTGACGCCCACGCAGATGGCGCTGGCGTTTTGCCATACCAAGTGGCAGGTGGCCAGCACCATCATCGGCGTCACGTCGGTGGCGCAACTCGACGAAGACCTGGATGTGTATGGCAAGACACTGAGTGCCGACGTACTGGAAGCGATTGACAAAATCCGCTGGGAAATCCGCGACCCGGCGCTGTAA
- a CDS encoding OmpA family protein — translation MKKVFITTVTCAALAIAGLSGCANMSETQQGTAKGAGIGALAGAVLGAATNGSKGAATGAVLGGALGAGGGYIWSKKMQDQKVAMERATAGTGVAVSQTQDNRLKLDIPSDVSFDVGRSAIKSNFAPVLTNFATSLNQNPITTVSIIGHTDSTGSDSVNNPLSVDRANAARDYLIGRGVAAQRVATEGRGSREAIADNSSVQGRAKNRRVEIYVAEPAPR, via the coding sequence ATGAAAAAAGTATTTATCACCACCGTCACCTGTGCCGCACTGGCGATTGCCGGCCTGTCGGGCTGTGCCAACATGAGCGAAACCCAGCAGGGCACGGCCAAGGGCGCGGGCATCGGCGCGCTGGCAGGTGCGGTTCTGGGCGCGGCGACCAACGGCTCCAAGGGCGCGGCGACCGGCGCGGTGCTGGGCGGCGCGCTGGGCGCTGGCGGCGGCTACATCTGGTCGAAGAAAATGCAGGACCAGAAAGTGGCGATGGAACGGGCCACGGCCGGCACCGGCGTCGCGGTCAGCCAGACCCAGGACAACCGCCTGAAGCTGGACATTCCGAGCGATGTGTCGTTTGACGTGGGCCGCTCGGCCATCAAGTCCAACTTCGCGCCGGTGCTGACGAACTTTGCGACCAGCCTGAACCAGAACCCGATCACCACGGTGTCCATCATTGGCCACACCGACAGCACCGGCTCCGACTCCGTCAACAACCCGCTGTCGGTGGACCGCGCCAATGCAGCCCGCGACTACCTGATCGGCCGTGGCGTGGCAGCACAGCGCGTTGCCACGGAAGGCCGCGGTTCGCGCGAGGCGATTGCCGACAACAGCTCGGTGCAGGGCCGCGCCAAAAATCGCCGCGTCGAGATTTACGTGGCCGAGCCGGCTCCGCGTTAA
- a CDS encoding alpha/beta fold hydrolase: MYKETRLFRSEFVPVRGLDYHVQIWNGQPDSTPSALPPLVLVHGWMDVAASYQFMVDAFSDAFAAGRSIIAPDWRGFGQTGLTPAGYRADSYWFADYLADLDFVLDHYAPGQAVDLVGHSMGGNVAMLYGGVRPARIRRLVNLEGFGMPASRPSQAPGRLAQWMDGLKSLEKGEMALKSYDDQAGVARRLMKTNPRLTPDKAHWLAGHWARPDASGQWRILGNPAHKIPSAQLYRVDEVQEIHQRISAPVLAVEASDDSMGLWWKGKYSLAEYHERLKQVPDARVAVIQDAGHMLHHDQPGPLARLIEDFLNG, translated from the coding sequence ATGTACAAAGAAACCCGACTTTTTCGCAGCGAGTTCGTCCCTGTTCGCGGACTCGACTACCACGTCCAGATCTGGAACGGCCAGCCAGACTCAACCCCGTCTGCCCTGCCGCCGCTGGTGCTGGTGCACGGCTGGATGGATGTGGCGGCGTCTTACCAGTTCATGGTGGACGCCTTTTCCGACGCGTTTGCAGCGGGCCGCAGCATCATCGCGCCCGACTGGCGCGGTTTCGGGCAAACCGGCCTGACGCCCGCAGGCTACCGGGCCGACAGCTACTGGTTTGCCGATTACCTGGCTGACCTTGACTTTGTGCTCGACCACTACGCGCCCGGCCAGGCGGTCGATCTGGTCGGCCACAGCATGGGCGGCAATGTCGCCATGCTGTACGGTGGCGTGCGCCCGGCGCGCATCCGCAGACTGGTCAACCTGGAGGGCTTCGGCATGCCGGCCAGCCGGCCCAGCCAGGCGCCCGGCCGGCTTGCTCAGTGGATGGACGGGCTCAAAAGCCTGGAAAAAGGCGAAATGGCCCTGAAGAGCTATGACGATCAGGCAGGCGTCGCCAGGCGGCTGATGAAGACCAACCCCCGGCTGACACCGGACAAGGCCCACTGGCTGGCGGGTCACTGGGCACGGCCCGACGCATCGGGCCAATGGCGGATTCTGGGCAACCCGGCGCACAAGATCCCCAGCGCGCAGCTCTACCGGGTGGACGAAGTGCAGGAGATTCACCAGCGCATCAGCGCGCCGGTGCTGGCCGTTGAAGCGTCCGACGACTCGATGGGGCTGTGGTGGAAAGGCAAATACTCGCTGGCCGAATACCACGAACGGCTCAAGCAGGTGCCCGATGCGCGGGTCGCCGTCATCCAGGACGCCGGCCACATGCTGCACCATGACCAGCCCGGGCCGCTGGCCCGGCTGATCGAGGATTTCCTGAACGGATGA
- a CDS encoding response regulator, whose translation MTGQANLHQENIRSILTRNISLPLGVGALSAAVFVGLIFYLLSALGGVEQTERAISNANQIGKLGADMETSMYGYLVTGEESLLQPFEIGKPRIAAETVSLSELVKGNREQVSRLRRIGALQTQWNEFAQAIVDLRRKDLNYQEPVRSAGGRSLTNEIRREFSEFIGIEERLLQQRNEQARSTTFWGMAAYLLFSLGLSGLLALMGRRELMRLSDTYGEAEQRQAATALLLEQQLWLRTGQRQLAEHTIGQQALESLGGSVLEFVARYLDVAVAALYVKEDNGNLRRVAAYGFSQNDESIGQSFYLAEGLVGQAALENRVLQLDNLPANYLKITSGLGQGSARHVLLVPVHNDGQVNGVVELGFLRPLGPRDLEFVNMIANNIGNSIHAALYRRQLQDMLAETQRLNEDLQAQQEELLIANEELEEKSRVLKEYQVSLENQQAELEQTNEQLSEVALSLDHKNVALSQAQIQLEERAEELSRTSRYKSEFLANMSHELRTPLNSSLILSKLLSDNQKGNLDAEQVKFAQSIYSAGNDLLNLINDILDISKVEAGKLQLSPETILLGDLAASLNSTFGPLAGQKNLAFEVVVEPGTPATLETDRQRAEQILKNLLSNAIKFTEAGRVSLSVSPQPGGMIGFAVQDSGIGIRQEQQQIIFEAFRQADGTTSRRYGGTGLGLSISRDLTALLGGSITVQSQVGRGSVFTLLLPALWSQRQLLSESSKVLPPPAATQPAQALAAGFPALPGASAPVPVFPDDRHRAASGRLVLVIEDDVVFAQVLYDLAHELNYSCLVAHGAEDGFALATQFVPNAILLDMGLPDRPGLSVLQRLKENPHTRHIPVHVVSGDDRSEAALQMGAIGYALKPTSRDQLKEVFRKLEDKLTQKIKRVLLVENDALQRTSLMELIGDDDVQITAVATGGEALALLAGTIFDCMIIDLKLPDIQGYELLQRMSTESIGSFPPVIVYTGRTLTRQEEADLLKYSRTIIIKGDRSPERLLDEVTLFLHKVESSLSAERQTLQKIARNRDSVFEGRKVLLVDDDVRNIFALTSALENKGLRVEIGRNGFEAISKLDEVSDIDLVLMDIMMPGMDGLEATRRIRQDARFPKLPIIAVTAKAMKDDQEQCLEAGANDYLAKPIDLDRLFSLLRVWMPGTERP comes from the coding sequence ATGACCGGGCAAGCGAACCTCCACCAGGAAAATATCCGCAGCATCCTGACGCGCAACATCAGCCTGCCGCTGGGCGTTGGCGCACTCAGCGCCGCTGTGTTTGTCGGCCTGATCTTTTACCTGCTGTCCGCTTTGGGCGGGGTCGAGCAGACAGAGCGGGCCATCAGCAACGCCAACCAGATCGGCAAGCTGGGCGCCGACATGGAAACCAGCATGTATGGCTACCTGGTGACGGGCGAGGAATCCCTGCTGCAGCCCTTTGAAATCGGCAAACCGCGCATCGCCGCCGAAACGGTCTCGCTGAGCGAACTGGTCAAGGGCAACCGCGAACAGGTCAGCCGACTCAGACGCATCGGCGCGCTGCAGACGCAATGGAATGAGTTTGCGCAAGCCATTGTCGATTTGCGCCGCAAAGACCTCAATTACCAGGAGCCGGTTCGCTCCGCCGGGGGACGCAGCCTGACGAACGAAATCCGGCGCGAATTCTCCGAGTTCATCGGCATTGAAGAGCGCCTGCTGCAGCAGCGCAACGAGCAGGCCAGAAGCACCACGTTCTGGGGCATGGCGGCTTACTTGCTGTTCAGCCTGGGCCTGAGCGGCCTGCTGGCGCTGATGGGCCGCCGTGAACTGATGCGCCTGTCCGACACCTATGGCGAGGCAGAACAGCGTCAGGCCGCCACGGCGCTCCTGCTGGAGCAGCAGCTCTGGCTGCGCACCGGCCAGCGGCAACTGGCCGAGCACACCATTGGCCAGCAGGCGCTTGAATCGCTGGGCGGCAGCGTGCTCGAATTCGTGGCGCGCTATCTTGACGTGGCCGTGGCCGCCCTGTATGTCAAGGAAGACAACGGCAATTTGCGCCGCGTGGCCGCCTATGGTTTCAGCCAGAATGACGAAAGCATCGGGCAATCGTTTTACCTCGCCGAAGGCCTGGTCGGCCAGGCAGCCCTTGAAAACCGGGTGCTGCAACTCGACAACCTGCCCGCCAACTACCTGAAAATCACCTCCGGCCTGGGCCAGGGCTCCGCCCGGCATGTGCTGTTGGTGCCAGTGCATAACGACGGGCAGGTCAACGGTGTGGTCGAGCTTGGGTTTTTGCGGCCACTCGGCCCGCGCGACCTGGAATTCGTCAACATGATTGCCAACAACATCGGCAATTCCATTCACGCGGCACTTTATCGCCGGCAACTTCAGGACATGCTGGCGGAAACCCAGCGGCTCAATGAAGACCTTCAGGCGCAGCAGGAAGAACTGCTCATCGCCAACGAAGAGCTAGAAGAAAAATCCCGGGTGCTCAAGGAATACCAGGTGAGCCTGGAAAACCAGCAGGCCGAACTGGAGCAGACCAACGAGCAGCTGTCCGAGGTGGCGCTGTCGCTGGACCACAAGAACGTGGCGCTCAGCCAAGCACAAATCCAGCTGGAGGAGCGCGCCGAGGAACTGAGCCGGACCAGCCGCTACAAATCCGAGTTTCTGGCCAACATGTCGCACGAGTTGCGCACGCCGCTGAACAGCTCGCTGATCCTGTCCAAGCTGCTGTCGGACAACCAGAAGGGCAATCTTGATGCGGAGCAGGTCAAGTTTGCGCAATCGATTTATTCGGCCGGCAATGACCTGCTCAACCTGATCAACGACATCCTGGATATTTCAAAAGTCGAAGCCGGAAAACTCCAACTCTCGCCCGAAACGATCCTGCTTGGCGATCTGGCCGCCTCCCTCAACAGCACGTTTGGTCCGCTGGCCGGCCAGAAAAACCTGGCGTTCGAGGTCGTGGTCGAGCCGGGCACGCCGGCCACGCTGGAGACAGACCGCCAGCGCGCCGAGCAAATCCTGAAAAACCTGCTGTCCAACGCCATCAAGTTCACCGAAGCCGGCCGGGTCAGCCTGAGCGTGTCGCCCCAGCCCGGCGGCATGATCGGCTTTGCCGTGCAGGACTCGGGCATCGGCATTCGCCAGGAGCAGCAGCAGATTATTTTCGAGGCCTTCCGCCAGGCCGACGGCACGACCAGCCGGCGCTACGGCGGCACCGGCCTGGGCCTGTCGATTTCGCGCGACCTCACCGCGCTGCTGGGCGGCTCCATCACGGTGCAGAGCCAGGTGGGCCGGGGCAGCGTCTTCACGCTGCTGCTGCCGGCCCTCTGGAGCCAGCGGCAGTTGCTGTCCGAATCGTCAAAAGTCCTGCCGCCACCGGCCGCCACGCAGCCAGCGCAGGCGCTGGCTGCCGGATTCCCGGCCTTGCCCGGTGCTAGCGCACCGGTGCCGGTCTTTCCCGACGACCGCCACCGGGCCGCCAGCGGCCGCCTGGTGCTGGTGATTGAAGACGATGTGGTTTTTGCGCAAGTCCTGTACGACCTGGCCCATGAGCTGAACTACAGCTGCCTGGTCGCGCACGGCGCCGAAGACGGTTTTGCGCTGGCGACCCAGTTTGTTCCCAATGCCATCCTGCTGGACATGGGCCTGCCCGACCGGCCGGGCCTGTCGGTGCTGCAGCGGCTCAAGGAAAATCCGCACACCCGCCATATCCCGGTGCATGTGGTGTCGGGCGATGACCGCAGCGAGGCGGCCCTGCAGATGGGCGCCATTGGCTACGCCCTCAAGCCGACCTCCCGCGACCAGCTCAAGGAGGTCTTCAGGAAACTTGAAGACAAGCTGACGCAGAAAATCAAGCGCGTGCTGCTGGTCGAAAACGATGCCCTGCAGCGCACCAGCCTGATGGAGCTGATTGGCGATGACGACGTGCAGATCACGGCGGTGGCCACCGGCGGGGAAGCGCTGGCGCTGCTGGCCGGCACCATTTTTGACTGCATGATCATCGACCTGAAGCTGCCCGACATCCAGGGCTATGAGTTGCTCCAGCGCATGTCCACCGAAAGCATCGGCTCCTTTCCGCCCGTCATTGTCTATACCGGACGCACGCTGACGCGCCAGGAAGAAGCCGACCTGCTGAAGTATTCACGCACCATCATCATCAAGGGCGACCGCTCGCCCGAGCGCCTGCTCGATGAAGTCACCCTCTTCCTGCACAAGGTCGAATCAAGCTTGTCGGCGGAACGGCAAACCCTGCAGAAGATCGCCCGCAACCGGGACAGCGTGTTTGAAGGCCGCAAGGTTCTGCTGGTGGACGACGACGTGCGAAACATCTTTGCCCTGACCAGCGCCCTCGAAAACAAGGGCCTGCGGGTGGAAATCGGCCGCAATGGCTTCGAGGCCATCAGCAAGCTCGACGAAGTCAGCGACATCGACCTGGTGCTGATGGACATCATGATGCCGGGCATGGACGGACTCGAAGCCACGCGCCGCATCCGCCAGGACGCGCGTTTCCCGAAGCTGCCCATCATCGCCGTCACCGCCAAGGCCATGAAGGACGACCAGGAGCAGTGCCTGGAAGCCGGCGCCAATGACTACCTGGCCAAGCCGATTGACCTGGATCGCCTGTTTTCCTTGCTGCGCGTCTGGATGCCGGGCACGGAGCGGCCCTGA
- a CDS encoding CheR family methyltransferase: MPKKAKIPDYSSWGSVPLDQPAAAVPEASATETELRLLMEAIYRQYSYDFRDYAGASQKRRVLQALAQFDCPTIPALQAGILQDPGLFMRLLQYLTIPVSEMFRDPTFFLALRQQVIPLLQTYPSIKIWIAGCSTGEEAYSLAILLKEEGLLERSLIYATDINARSLDKARQGIFLLGSIKDHTVNYQKAGGKQAFSDYYTAAYDAAIFDKSLRENIIFADHSLATDSVFSETQLVLCRNVLIYFNKKLQDRALGLFHESLSHRGFLGLGSKESIDFSSYATRFEPLVKPERIFRKCPSALPR, from the coding sequence ATGCCGAAAAAAGCAAAAATCCCGGACTACTCGTCATGGGGCAGCGTTCCGCTGGATCAACCGGCGGCGGCCGTGCCGGAGGCCAGCGCGACCGAGACGGAACTGCGCCTGCTGATGGAAGCGATATACCGTCAGTACAGCTACGATTTCCGCGACTATGCAGGCGCGTCGCAAAAGCGCCGGGTGCTGCAGGCGCTGGCGCAATTCGACTGCCCGACGATCCCGGCCCTGCAGGCCGGCATTCTGCAAGACCCAGGCCTGTTCATGCGCCTGCTGCAGTACCTGACGATTCCGGTCAGCGAGATGTTTCGCGACCCGACTTTTTTCCTCGCCTTGCGCCAGCAGGTGATACCGCTGCTGCAAACCTATCCTTCCATCAAGATATGGATAGCCGGCTGCAGCACTGGCGAAGAAGCGTATTCGCTGGCCATCCTGCTGAAAGAAGAAGGCCTGCTGGAGCGCTCGCTGATCTACGCGACCGACATCAACGCCCGCTCGCTCGACAAGGCCCGCCAGGGTATTTTTTTGCTGGGCAGCATCAAAGACCACACCGTCAATTACCAGAAAGCCGGCGGCAAGCAGGCGTTTTCGGACTACTACACGGCGGCTTATGACGCAGCGATTTTCGACAAGTCGCTGCGCGAGAACATCATATTTGCCGACCACAGCCTGGCGACCGACAGCGTGTTTTCGGAAACCCAGCTGGTGCTGTGCCGCAATGTGCTGATCTACTTCAACAAAAAGCTGCAAGACCGGGCGCTGGGCCTGTTTCATGAATCGCTGAGCCATCGCGGCTTTCTGGGCCTGGGCAGCAAGGAGAGCATCGACTTTTCTTCTTACGCCACGCGCTTTGAGCCGCTGGTCAAGCCCGAACGGATTTTTCGCAAGTGCCCAAGCGCCCTGCCCCGATGA
- a CDS encoding chemotaxis protein CheB, with translation MNTVKSAEKQSIEAVVIGASAGGVQALLTLFSGLPADFRLPIVVVLHLPEDRDSKLAEIFQHRLPIPVREAADKERIAPGTLYFAGPGYHLSVERDRTFSLSGEEPVHYSRPSIDVLMESAADAYGARLAGILLTGANIDGAAGLAKIGEQGGLTVVQDPAQAQARTMPEAAIRKRQPHLILTLDGIRSLLLQLDTSSCPTPTPPPNS, from the coding sequence ATGAACACCGTGAAATCTGCAGAAAAGCAAAGCATCGAAGCGGTTGTGATTGGCGCTTCAGCCGGCGGCGTGCAGGCCTTGCTGACCTTGTTCTCCGGCTTGCCAGCCGACTTTCGCCTTCCGATTGTGGTGGTGCTGCATCTGCCCGAAGACCGGGACAGCAAGCTGGCCGAGATTTTTCAGCACCGCTTGCCGATTCCGGTGCGCGAAGCCGCCGACAAGGAGCGCATCGCACCGGGAACCCTGTATTTCGCCGGTCCGGGCTACCACCTCTCGGTGGAAAGGGACCGGACTTTTTCATTGAGCGGCGAAGAACCTGTGCATTACTCGCGCCCGTCGATTGACGTGCTGATGGAGTCTGCCGCGGACGCTTATGGCGCCCGCCTGGCTGGCATTTTGCTCACCGGCGCCAACATCGATGGCGCCGCCGGACTGGCTAAAATAGGCGAACAAGGCGGGCTCACGGTGGTGCAGGATCCTGCCCAAGCCCAGGCACGCACCATGCCCGAAGCGGCCATCCGCAAGCGGCAACCCCATCTGATTCTCACTCTGGACGGCATACGCAGCCTGCTCCTCCAACTAGATACATCCTCATGCCCAACGCCGACACCACCGCCAAACTCCTGA
- a CDS encoding hybrid sensor histidine kinase/response regulator produces MPNADTTAKLLIVDDLPENLLALNALIRQEGRTVFQASCGEDALNLLLEHEFALAILDVQMPGMNGFELAELMRSTDKTRHIPIVFVTAAGKESNYAFKGYESGAVDFLYKPLDIDAVMGKVNVFVELYRQRHEIRRQVKALEKNRQEQDALLQKLQISQHELQKAVRMRDDFMSVVAHELLTPLNTLFLETQLRKLELDRDHPNMFQKPGLADMFGRDQQQIQSMVKLIDDILDVARISHNRLSVRPRPTELSSLVKRAVGQLSGQAAAAGVAIAVQAEETIQGCWDEFRIEQVVINLLTNALRYGDGKPVAISLFAVPDGACIEVHDQGKGIPAGDQQRIFEQFERGADRISPDGFGLGLYISRQLVEAHGGRIGLQSEAGKGSVFTVTLPLAVPETVSP; encoded by the coding sequence ATGCCCAACGCCGACACCACCGCCAAACTCCTGATCGTTGACGATCTGCCTGAAAACCTGCTGGCATTGAATGCGCTGATCCGCCAGGAGGGCCGGACGGTCTTTCAGGCGTCCTGCGGTGAAGACGCACTGAACCTGCTGCTTGAGCATGAGTTTGCGCTGGCCATCCTGGACGTGCAGATGCCTGGCATGAACGGCTTCGAGCTGGCCGAGCTGATGCGCAGCACTGACAAGACGCGCCACATTCCCATCGTGTTCGTGACCGCCGCAGGCAAGGAGTCGAACTACGCCTTCAAGGGCTATGAATCCGGTGCGGTGGACTTTTTGTACAAACCGCTGGACATTGACGCTGTCATGGGCAAGGTCAATGTGTTTGTCGAGCTTTACCGGCAGCGCCATGAAATCCGCCGCCAGGTCAAGGCACTCGAAAAAAACCGTCAGGAGCAGGATGCGCTGCTGCAGAAGCTGCAAATCTCCCAGCATGAACTGCAAAAGGCGGTGCGGATGCGCGACGATTTCATGTCGGTCGTGGCGCATGAGTTGCTCACGCCGCTGAACACGCTCTTCCTTGAAACCCAACTGCGCAAGCTGGAACTGGACCGGGACCACCCGAACATGTTTCAAAAACCCGGCCTGGCCGACATGTTCGGCCGCGACCAGCAACAGATCCAGAGCATGGTCAAGCTGATTGACGACATTCTTGATGTCGCGCGCATCAGCCACAACCGGCTGTCGGTTCGCCCGCGTCCCACGGAACTCTCCAGCCTGGTCAAGCGGGCTGTGGGCCAGTTGTCCGGCCAGGCGGCAGCGGCAGGCGTTGCGATTGCCGTGCAGGCCGAAGAAACCATTCAGGGCTGCTGGGATGAGTTTCGGATCGAGCAGGTAGTCATCAACCTGCTGACCAACGCCCTGCGCTACGGCGACGGCAAGCCGGTGGCGATCAGCCTGTTTGCCGTGCCGGACGGTGCGTGCATCGAAGTGCACGACCAGGGCAAAGGCATTCCTGCGGGCGACCAGCAGCGTATCTTCGAGCAGTTCGAACGCGGCGCGGACCGCATCAGCCCGGACGGCTTTGGCCTGGGCCTTTACATCAGCCGGCAACTCGTCGAGGCCCATGGCGGCAGGATCGGGCTGCAGAGCGAAGCGGGAAAAGGCTCGGTCTTTACCGTCACCTTGCCGCTGGCCGTGCCCGAGACGGTATCGCCGTGA